A window from Acidimicrobiales bacterium encodes these proteins:
- a CDS encoding phytanoyl-CoA dioxygenase family protein, with protein MSAAAEIRERGYTVLEGALDSDTLARFRVELQPFLDDGPLGRNDFEGYSSKRVYALLAKTPTVADLVEHPDVLGMVDEFLMPNYLLTSCLAIDVHPGETRQSFHFDDGGVNQPRPRRPAGISTIWAIDDFTDDNGATEVIPGSHLWGDKRPDPESAEVVRVTMSAGSVVVFAGTLWHRGGANHSDANRLGITPQYCEPWARQLENMILAVGPKARDYSDRIKAMLGYSITPPFMGYVDGRHPMKYLDDDFNPDSTGDGARSRVFWDDEYRFRPADATDGT; from the coding sequence ATGAGCGCGGCTGCAGAGATCCGAGAGCGTGGCTACACCGTGCTCGAGGGGGCACTCGACTCAGACACGCTCGCCCGGTTCCGGGTGGAGCTTCAGCCGTTCCTGGACGATGGGCCACTCGGGCGCAACGACTTCGAGGGGTACTCCTCCAAGCGGGTCTACGCCCTCCTTGCCAAGACGCCGACCGTGGCCGACCTGGTCGAGCACCCGGACGTGCTGGGCATGGTCGACGAGTTCCTCATGCCCAACTACCTGCTGACGTCGTGCCTGGCCATCGACGTGCACCCTGGTGAGACCCGCCAGTCGTTCCACTTCGACGACGGTGGTGTGAACCAGCCTCGGCCCCGCCGTCCGGCCGGCATCTCCACGATCTGGGCCATCGACGACTTCACCGATGACAACGGCGCCACCGAGGTCATCCCGGGCAGCCACCTGTGGGGCGACAAACGTCCCGACCCTGAGAGCGCCGAGGTCGTCAGGGTCACTATGTCGGCCGGGTCCGTGGTCGTGTTCGCCGGCACGCTCTGGCACCGTGGCGGCGCCAACCACAGCGACGCCAACCGGCTCGGCATCACCCCGCAATACTGCGAACCGTGGGCACGCCAACTCGAGAACATGATCCTGGCCGTCGGCCCGAAGGCAAGGGACTACTCCGACCGCATCAAGGCCATGCTCGGCTACAGCATCACGCCGCCGTTCATGGGCTACGTCGATGGACGTCACCCGATGAAGTACCTCGACGACGACTTCAACCCGGACAGCACCGGTGACGGCGCACGATCACGGGTCTTCTGGGACGACGAGTACCGGTTCCGGCCCGCAGACGCCACTGACGGCACCTGA